Proteins from one Anopheles nili chromosome 2, idAnoNiliSN_F5_01, whole genome shotgun sequence genomic window:
- the LOC128721096 gene encoding putative ankyrin repeat protein RF_0381, with the protein MPPKVLASDDWFEVVLVKQGTSAISFRWTFHNPLDVPYDLFKVEKCYSVKRDRWDTVYWGADTNLTVRYLEQNLCYSFRASILHQPSDGANFHYAYQSPIFKACTLPNVPSTMGLYRAVKKGQPSLVRRLLHTRPELVDVPVHGETFLYRAVRSGSPELVNALLDAGANVDLGVPDTRVTPLHLAVYQRNLTLVRLLIERGANVQAQNCVGMTIGHYAIDADDAAMVKYVLTLGISPETRDRCQWTLIFRALYMRVSVDIVRHLLERKCRLKVKDRLRLNPLYYAQIWGQEEVLRLLRRRLKI; encoded by the coding sequence ATGCCGCCAAAGGTGCTCGCATCAGACGACTGGTTCGAAGTCGTCCTGGTCAAACAGGGCACGTCCGCCATCAGCTTCCGGTGGACATTCCACAACCCGCTCGATGTGCCGTACGATCTGTTTAAGGTGGAAAAGTGCTACAGTGTAAAGCGAGATCGTTGGGACACGGTCTATTGGGGCGCCGACACCAACCTAACCGTGAGGTATCTTGAGCAAAATCTCTGTTACTCATTCCGAGCCAGCATTCTACATCAACCTTCAGACGGAGCCAACTTCCATTACGCCTACCAATCGCCTATCTTCAAGGCATGCACACTTCCAAACGTACCATCCACCATGGGTCTGTATCGGGCGGTCAAAAAAGGTCAACCATCCTTAGTTCGTCGGCTTCTTCACACCCGTCCTGAACTAGTTGATGTGCCCGTTCACGGTGAAACCTTCCTGTATAGAGCCGTTCGTAGTGGCAGCCCGGAGCTGGTGAACGCACTACTCGATGCCGGTGCCAATGTCGACCTGGGCGTACCGGACACACGAGTCACACCGCTCCATTTGGCGGTGTACCAACGCAACTTGACGCTAGTGCGACTCCTCATTGAACGAGGTGCCAACGTGCAGGCACAAAACTGCGTCGGTATGACCATCGGTCACTATGCGATCGATGCCGATGATGCCGCCATGGTGAAGTATGTGCTGACGTTGGGCATTAGTCCGGAAACGCGTGACCGGTGTCAGTGGACGCTCATTTTTCGGGCATTGTACATGCGCGTGTCCGTTGATATCGTGCGGCATCTGCTGGAGCGTAAGTGTCGATTGAAGGTAAAGGATCGGTTGCGGCTAAATCCACTGTACTATGCTCAGATCTGGGGCCAGGAGGAAGTCCTGCGATTGTTGCGGAGGCGACTTAAGATTTGA
- the LOC128723648 gene encoding protein Skeletor, isoforms B/C, translating into MSPTNSERSSAIASVRLLVICFLAGQVAALQGYYGTKIGDLSELHHAVSGSVYAVDARTIFLKNFNYDGEGPAAYFYVGNTRAPSNKGAHRLRDERGRAGVLRRYRGEDITLSLPEGKTLRDIRWFSVWCDDFSVNFGDVQIRNDLDFPRPTKIAGLSGVHDVASDNIVIVDAQTLLIPNFSYDGEAPDAKFWVGRGAAPTSQGIRIPDENGKETPLRRYDKKTIVLTLPGDLTVFDIGHFGVWCEAFTVDFGHVRIPDQINVPPSLKMLGISPQSKLNCEVLLDELAFEVRWAVAGESVVVQLVAKLDDGEYMSFGVSPNPQQSQMVGADVAVVWVDKATGKGYAQDYYLDAKSQCSGGRGSCPDTRITESSNSIRLLNAAMVNGYSIVTYQRPLRASDHLDLPVYTNASQAIVWAVGPLNQRYEVSYHSHYLRGDKLVDFGRQPFWNCPTPESDQKQPEQPQKLSSSSGAYGGGNRREDTGNSVQQQPQRPHQPATARPPAKPGAWDIPPIQCDEPDDGVFYAQMGPTGGKQGYPAITGHVGWGLSWYINGLLIPEINVVRGKTYTFVVEGGHDPNVPAKYHPFYITDDSVGGYEHQSDEDRKNIRIFAGVHRSRNGKLLPTGVGRLCNWTPNLDGPPADEYPSFGAYQRSLSLKCDVGEPGIITWTPDADTPDTVYYQCFTHRYLGWRINVHDACDVAQPSELDEVFVEPNEGISVEESIRHESKVLPADNFLQQHENFLQKHEQDLIKHHKMNADVKPTFDIDLEENPEMTRIIEDGIRAAEELEEKLRANQTVEGVNQTVSQQQPHQHSHHHHHHLEHLHPGHPGYLVGPVGHRHPPPPPYPGSVKPILSSSGLPVYLRPPNSGPMFRPVKLPVRRPIGIERRPVTNGVSSRPTRPFVIPQPSMIVNHYQKPVAPLMRPFVSKGKMPIKAIAPILLLGEPTEIKPFRKGPSVEMMVAKPPKQIAPVTSEQRPVGGASVASGSPAGPPFALPDMPPHLTMSLKKNEPGPITLPVRHTKPIKDAPGKPIVKPIFKTPYDGGAEFKGPLSALAANHGFEPSSVVVESGFRPIYRRKDDYDREFEDNRAHGFLRRQDDDIDEAIESDALMIHGQDEPVRQAFEPMFIPSPLDSMAMAHVKPAAAAGSASAASTGSSGSTRRNVEILPDETADVVGASERTDPFYLPPIGSDGSSVVSFDGKAVLDVSMLDGPTGSVAAAAAHQSEPLPPVGSGSRVEQLLRETPQYGPIAAYLAPDTAAIYGTRGSSPVQPPVSEYANPLLPGGINAHESAELNGVAGPASGAISTRLAIVKPTASDRDDQTAAYEGSEEDEEEMERSGRNKRSPHHHPDHQGDSHDDGWQPKMAAGGGARCWSSAGLVLLCSVIMIRRTVGL; encoded by the exons gTTTCCTAGCGGGACAGGTCGCCGCCCTACAGGGCTACTACGGCACGAAGATCGGTGATCTTTCTGAGCTGCATCATGCCGTGTCTGGATCGGTGTACGCCGTTGACGCGAGGACGATCTTCTTGAAGAACTTCAACTACGACGGTGAAGGTCCAG CGGCCTACTTCTACGTGGGCAACACACGAGCCCCCAGCAATAAGGGTGCCCACCGGTTGCGGGATGAACGTGGCCGGGCTGGGGTCCTGCGACGATATCGTGGTGAGGACATTACGCTGTCATTGCCGGAGGGCAAGACCCTGCGAGATATTCGCTGGTTCTCGGTGTGGTGCGATGACTTTTCGGTAAACTTTGGTGACGTGCAGATCCGGAACGATCTCGACTTTCCACGCCCGACGAAGATCGCTGGTTTGAGTGGTGTGCATGATGTTGCCTCGGATAATATCGTGATTGTGGATGCGCAGACGTTGCTCATACCGAACTTTAGCTACGATGGAGAAGCACCCG ATGCCAAGTTTTGGGTGGGCCGTGGTGCCGCTCCAACCTCGCAGGGCATCCGCATCCCGGACGAAAACGGCAAGGAAACGCCACTGCGCCGGTACGACAAGAAAACGATCGTCCTGACGCTGCCAGGTGACCTGACCGTGTTCGACATTGGCCACTTTGGCGTGTGGTGTGAAGCGTTCACCGTCGATTTCGGACACGTACGCATCCCGGACCAGATCAACGTGCCACCATCGCTGAAGATGCTCGGGATCAGCCCGCAG TCGAAGCTAAACTGTGAGGTCCTGCTGGATGAGCTGGCGTTTGAGGTGCGATGGGCCGTCGCTGGAGAGAGTGTCGTCGTACAGCTGGTCGCCAAGTTGG ATGATGGCGAGTACATGTCGTTCGGTGTGTCACCCAATCCACAACAGAGCCAGATGGTGGGCGCAGATGTTGCAGTTGTTTGGGTGGACAAAGCCACCGGCAAGGGATACGCACAGGACTACTATCTCGACGCGAAATCGCAGTGCTCAGGAGGCCGAGGAAGTTGTCCGGATACGCGCATTACCGAGAGTAGCAACTCGATCCGGCTGTTGAACGCAGCCATGGTGAATGGATACTCGATCGTGACGTATCAGCGGCCTCTACGTGCTTCGGATCATCTCGATCTGCCGGTGTACACGAATGCGTCACAGGCGATCGTTTGGGCCGTTGGTCCACTCAACCAACGCTATGAGGTGTCGTACCATTCGCACTACTTGCGCGGTGATAAGCTGGTCGACTTTGGCCGTCAGCCATTCTGGAACTGTCCGACACCGGAATCTGACCAAAAACAACCCGAACAACCTCAGaagttgtcgtcgtcgtcgggagCGTACGGTGGAGGTAATAGGCGCGAGGACACCGGCAACAGCGTCCAGCAACAACCACAGCGGCCACATCAGCCAGCAACGGCGAGACCTCCGGCAAAACCTGGTGCGTGGGATATTCCTCCAATCCAGTGTGACGAACCGGATGATGGTGTGTTCTACGCGCAGATGGGTCCAACTGGTGGCAAACAGGGTTATCCAGCTATTACAG GTCACGTCGGATGGGGTTTGTCCTGGTACATCAATGGGCTGCTTATTCCGGAGATCAATGTGGTGCGCGGCAAGACGTACACGTTCGTGGTCGAAGGTGGTCATGATCCGAACGTTCCGGCCAAGTATCATCCCTTCTACATCACGGACGACTCTGTTGGTGGGTACGAGCATCAGTCGGACGAAGATCGCAAG AATATTCGCATATTCGCTGGAGTACACCGCAGCCGTAATGGCAAGCTGCTACCGACGGGAGTAGGTCGGTTGTGTAACTGGACACCGAATCTCGATGGACCGCCGGCGGACGAGTACCCATCATTTGGAGCCTACCAGCGTAGTCTGTCGCTCAAATGTGACGTAGGCGAACCTGGCATCATCACCTGGACGCCAGATGCGGACACACCCGATACGGTCTACTACCAGTGCTTCACGCACCGGTATCTTGGGTGGCGTATTAACGTACACGATGCTTGTGATGTGGCGCAACCGAGTGAGCTGGATGAGGTGTTCGTTGAACCAAACGAAGGTATCTCAGTGGAGGAGTCGATCCGGCACGAATCGAAGGTACTGCCGGCGGACAACTTCCTGCAACAGCACGAGAACTTCTTGCAGAAACACGAACAGGACCTGATCAAGCACCACAAGATGAACGCGGACGTGAAGCCGACATTCGACATCGATTTGGAAGAGAACCCTGAGATGACGCGCATCATCGAAGATGGTATTCGAGCGGCTGAAGAACTCGAGGAAAAGCTGCGTGCTAACCAGACGGTCGAGGGTGTCAATCAGACTGTATCCCAACAGCAACCGCATCAGCActcgcatcatcatcaccatcacctggAACACCTGCATCCGGGTCATCCAGGGTACTTGGTGGGTCCTGTAGGACATCgacatccaccaccaccaccatatCCGGGATCTGTCAAACCGATCCTTTCATCCTCGGGTCTACCGGTGTACCTGCGTCCTCCAAACAGTGGACCAATGTTCCGCCCAGTTAAGCTACCCGTACGTCGTCCGATCGGTATCGAACGACGCCCAGTGACAAACGGTGTTAGTAGTCGACCAACGAGACCTTTTGTCATTCCACAACCGTCGATGATCGTGAACCACTACCAGAAACCAGTCGCACCGCTTATGCGCCCGTTCGTCTCGAAAGGCAAGATGCCGATCAAAGCGATCGCACCGATCCTGCTGCTTGGTGAACCGACCGAAATCAAACCCTTCCGCAAGGGTCCATCGGTGGAGATGATGGTAGCGAAACCTCCGAAACAAATCGCACCCGTTACGTCCGAACAGCGACCGGTAGGTGGCGCTAGTGTCGCTTCCGGATCTCCAGCAGGACCTCCATTCGCGTTGCCCGATATGCCACCGCACCTGACGATGAGCCTGAAGAAGAACGAACCAGGTCCGATCACGTTGCCGGTTCGTCACACCAAACCCATCAAGGATGCGCCGGGAAAGCCGATCGTGAAACCGATCTTCAAGACGCCCTATGATGGAGGTGCTGAGTTTAAGGGCCCACTGAGTGCGTTGGCTGCGAATCATGGATTCGAACCCAGCTCGGTTGTGGTTGAGAGTGGCTTCCGGCCAATCTATCGCCGTAAGGACGATTACGATCGTGAGTTTGAGGACAATCGCGCACACGGGTTCCTGCGCCGTCAGGACGATGACATCGACGAAGCGATCGAGAGTGACGCGCTCATGATCCACGGTCAGGACGAACCGGTACGGCAAGCGTTTGAGCCGATGTTTATTCCGTCTCCGCTTGACAGCATGGCGATGGCACACGTTAAACCGGCGGCggctgcaggatcggcgtccgCAGCGTCGACAGGATCATCAGGATCAACGCGACGCAACGTCGAGATCCTGCCAGACGAGACAGCCGACGTAGTGGGTGCTAGTGAACGTACTGATCCATTCTACCTTCCACCAATTGGCAGCGATGGTTCATCCGTGGTCTCGTTCGACGGTAAAGCCGTCCTGGATGTGTCGATGTTAGACGGACCGACCGGAAGtgtcgcagcagcagcggcacaCCAGAGTGAACCACTGCCCCCTGTTGGATCAGGCTCTCGAGTAGAGCAGTTGTTGCGTGAAACGCCTCAATACGGACCGATCGCGGCTTATCTCGCGCCTGACACGGCCGCCATTTATGGAACGCGTGGTTCAAGCCCAGTTCAGCCACCGGTGTCGGAATACGCCAATCCACTGCTTCCGGGTGGGATTAACGCCCACGAGAGTGCTGAATTGAATGGAGTGGCTGGACCTGCTTCAGGAGCGATCTCAACACGGCTCGCGATCGTGAAACCGACCGCAAGTGATCGCGACGATCAGACGGCTGCGTACGAGGGCTCGgaagaggacgaagaggaGATGGAGCGAAGTGGACGCAACAAGCGATCACCTCATCACCACCCGGATCACCAGGGAGACAGCCACGACGATGGTTGGCAGCCGAAAATGGCggccggtggaggcgcccgaTGCTGGAGTAGCGCTGGATTGGTGCTGCTGTGCAGCGTGATCATGATCCGACGAACGGTGGGGTTATAG